In the genome of Actinomycetota bacterium, the window AAGACATCATCGCCATCCTCGGCATGGACGAGCTGTCCGAGGAGGATAAGCTCACCGTGTCACGTGCGCGCAAGATGCAGCAGTTCCTGTCGCAGCCGTTCTTCGTAGCCGAGCAGTTCACCGGCATGGCGGGCAAGTACGTCAAGCTCGAGGACACGATCCGCGGGTTCGACATGATCGCCAAGGGTGAGTGCGACGATCTTCCCGAGCAGGCGTTCCGCTACAAGGGCGGGATCGACGAGGTTCTTGAGGCTGCCGAGCAGCTCAAGGCCACCGCGTAAGGAGCAACGATCCATGGGACGCACTCTCATATGCGAGATCATCACGCCGGAGCGCATCGTGTACACCAACGAAGTCGCGATGGTGGTTGCACCGACGGTCGACGGCGAGGTCGGAATCCTGCCGCTACACGCACCACTCGTGAGTGCGCTGAAGCCGGGCGAGATCCGGGTGCGACGCGACAACGACGAGGTCGAGTGGTTCGCCATCGCGGGCGGCTACATCCAGGTACACGAGGACAAGGTCATCATCCTGGCCGATCACGCGGCGGCTTCTTCGCAGATCGATATCGAACGTGTCCGCAAGGGTGCTGAACTCGCGCAGGCGCGGCTGAAGGAGTTGTCGCGTGATGCGAGCGCCGCTGAGGTGAACGAGTGCGAACTCGAGCTGAAGTGGTGCGAGGCCCAGCTGACGGTGGCTGACAAGCGCAAGAGCTGAAGCAGCGCACGAACGTTCCCGAGTAGAGCCACTCCGAGAGGGGCCGCCCTTCTCTCTCACGTCGCTACCATTCGGTTACGATGCCGCTCGCCGTGTTGTCTCTGAGCCGGGTTCCACGCTAGCGTGGGTCGTTCTCGGGTACCATGTGAGCGGTTGGCTATGGCGAAGGGATCGGCAGCACCCCATGTCATCTTCGATCATCATTCGCGGCGGAAGTCGTCTTGCCGGCGAGGTCACCGTCGAGGGCGCCAAGAACTCGGCGCTCAAACTCATGGCGGCGGCGCTGCTGGCCGAGGGCGTGTCGCATAT includes:
- the atpC gene encoding ATP synthase F1 subunit epsilon, encoding MGRTLICEIITPERIVYTNEVAMVVAPTVDGEVGILPLHAPLVSALKPGEIRVRRDNDEVEWFAIAGGYIQVHEDKVIILADHAAASSQIDIERVRKGAELAQARLKELSRDASAAEVNECELELKWCEAQLTVADKRKS